One genomic segment of Rivularia sp. PCC 7116 includes these proteins:
- the mgtE gene encoding magnesium transporter has protein sequence MLIQDVRNCAINIADFGVTDLNELKWDLNHLPAVDVGEYIASLSRKQRAIAFRLLNKSRAIDVFEYLPTEIQEQLINSLHDVRVAQILEAMSPDERAELFDELPAKVVKRLLHSLSPQQRQITATILGYPEGTAGRVMTTEYVRLQEGLTVKEVLNKIRRQDKDKETIYYAYVTDSNRKLVSVVSLRQLLFSFPDAFLRDIAAAKVIRTTTDTPQREVAKIMKRYDLIALPVVDKEDRLVGIVTIDDIVDIIDEEATEDIQKLAGVTGGDEAALCSPKVTLRKRLPWLLGNIGLYITAASVIAPFQEVIKIVPVLAIIMPILANSSGNVAFQVLSVTVRGLGLGEITPKDTLRLLRKELTAGLGTAIGLGLALTTLSMMWSPPDERWVSFVAGSVMAVNVLIAVTLGTVLPMGLKRLNLDPALISGPLMTTTLDAVGFMTFLSLISFALQVFF, from the coding sequence ATGCTTATTCAAGATGTTCGCAATTGTGCAATCAACATTGCTGATTTCGGCGTTACAGATTTAAATGAACTCAAGTGGGACTTAAACCATTTACCAGCGGTTGATGTTGGAGAATACATCGCGAGTTTATCCCGAAAACAACGTGCGATCGCGTTTCGTTTACTTAATAAAAGTCGAGCAATTGACGTTTTTGAATATTTACCTACAGAAATACAAGAGCAATTAATCAATTCCCTTCATGATGTCAGGGTTGCACAAATCTTAGAAGCGATGAGTCCCGATGAACGTGCGGAATTGTTCGACGAACTACCGGCAAAGGTTGTCAAGCGATTGTTGCATTCGTTAAGCCCCCAGCAGCGACAAATCACTGCAACGATTCTTGGTTATCCAGAAGGTACCGCAGGAAGGGTAATGACTACTGAATACGTGCGGTTGCAGGAAGGCTTAACTGTCAAAGAAGTTCTGAATAAAATCCGCCGCCAAGACAAAGACAAGGAAACTATTTATTATGCCTATGTTACCGATAGCAACCGCAAGTTAGTTAGTGTTGTATCGTTGCGACAGTTATTGTTTTCCTTCCCCGATGCTTTCTTAAGAGATATTGCCGCAGCAAAAGTTATTAGAACTACTACAGATACTCCCCAGCGCGAAGTCGCTAAAATCATGAAGCGTTACGATTTAATCGCTTTACCTGTAGTGGACAAGGAAGATAGACTGGTAGGCATTGTTACGATTGATGATATTGTAGACATTATTGATGAAGAAGCTACAGAAGATATTCAAAAACTGGCTGGTGTAACTGGTGGTGATGAAGCCGCTTTATGTTCTCCCAAAGTAACTCTCCGCAAACGTTTACCTTGGCTGTTGGGAAATATTGGTTTATACATTACTGCTGCCAGCGTTATTGCACCTTTCCAGGAAGTGATTAAAATAGTCCCGGTTTTGGCAATTATCATGCCCATCTTGGCTAACAGTAGTGGTAATGTGGCTTTTCAAGTTTTATCTGTCACGGTAAGAGGTTTGGGTTTAGGAGAAATAACGCCAAAAGACACTCTCAGACTGTTACGAAAAGAATTAACCGCAGGTTTAGGAACCGCCATCGGATTGGGTTTAGCTTTAACAACTTTATCAATGATGTGGTCGCCACCTGATGAACGTTGGGTATCTTTTGTTGCCGGTAGTGTAATGGCTGTGAATGTATTAATAGCCGTAACTTTGGGAACAGTATTACCGATGGGACTCAAACGTTTAAATCTCGATCCGGCATTAATCAGCGGTCCTTTAATGACCACAACTTTAGATGCTGTGGGATTTATGACATTTTTATCTTTAATTTCTTTTGCTTTACAAGTATTCTTTTAG
- a CDS encoding glycoside hydrolase family 15 protein: MFRTLQLLPRLEYYYQQVKTIILSRQNPITGLLPASTAITAHGDYTDAWVRDNVYSILAVWGLALAYRKVDEDKGRAYELEHSVIKLMRGLLFSMMRQAGKVEKFKHTQSPLDALHAKYNTATGDIVVGDDEWGHLQLDATSIFLLMLAQMTASGVQLVYTLDEVDFVQNLVYYIGRAYRTPDYGIWERGNKINHGNAELNASSVGMAKAALEAINGLDLFGVHGSKASVIHVLPDEIARARITLEYLLPRESASKEIDAALLSVISFPAFAVEDESLRQRTLDEIVSKLEGNYGCKRFLRDGHQTVLEDSHRLHYEPSELKQFEHIECEWPLFFTYLHLDALFRGEQDRIKHYQQSLSYTLVERDNMRLLPEVYYVPKENIEAEKQAPGTQKRLPNENVPLVWAQSLYFLGQMLSEKLLSVGDIDPLGRYLSVGRERKPIVQIALLAEDEELQAQLAVRGIQTETLLQIKPIQVRQSADLIAIYQGIGRNKKLDLTGRPPRLPRSLTTSRIFRIGNENVVFLPSFLDAEQFYLTLDYHFLVAHLKSELAYIQKYWSDLGRPTLTLMLTRTMLETGSEALLSLMEELREGICDGVPVKLGRLNQLMLTANIQRVNLQQNFEFPKSAVTKIAPRSSYLIFNPENNWILEHTQEFQMECETNLEFLLDSLRSSDNLYEQIELLQTLTRLKGLNFDTGFGEPGNSIPVSNLLDEVYYKAGEIGLWAVVRRAAGLLQMADMRLSDIVTSLLARGKQIVIGRAYSEASLIKVPLSHKEIVEKIRNFCREDVRDGVLTQEILVYLRTLINSEPELFQGLITLKIGYLILFITSQLAREENITQDEAYENLMQRSPFEVKTRLKDCLLEYSGMNQLLRQQESLHVKQKENEIDWILQPISLDKIDVPEGGWRRYRQAEGAINRVPEDFFEKVWELMHHCKGLVIGDKLERRNRLDGKTLISEMTAGEKNFALRVEHLLNKIEAPEYRQANVEALMELAAIAKNNPELQISGYIVLDVLIGHAVRLNWLNNQPERKDKYDEDKAAAWRYFYNTSPQECARNFVEAFRFLTEFGEEFAVSEAEVEV; encoded by the coding sequence ATGTTTAGAACTTTACAGTTACTTCCCCGGCTAGAATATTATTATCAGCAAGTCAAGACTATTATTCTTTCGCGTCAAAATCCGATTACTGGTTTGCTCCCCGCTTCAACAGCGATAACTGCCCACGGAGACTATACAGACGCATGGGTACGGGATAACGTTTACAGTATTTTAGCGGTTTGGGGATTAGCGTTAGCTTATCGCAAGGTAGATGAAGATAAGGGACGCGCTTACGAATTAGAACACAGCGTTATCAAGTTGATGCGAGGATTGTTATTCTCGATGATGCGACAAGCGGGTAAAGTCGAAAAATTTAAACACACCCAATCGCCTTTGGATGCTTTACACGCCAAATATAATACTGCAACTGGCGATATTGTCGTCGGCGATGATGAATGGGGGCATTTACAGCTTGACGCAACATCTATTTTCTTATTGATGTTGGCTCAGATGACAGCTTCGGGGGTGCAGTTAGTTTACACTCTTGATGAAGTAGATTTTGTGCAAAACCTGGTTTACTATATCGGACGAGCTTACCGCACCCCAGATTATGGAATTTGGGAGCGGGGTAACAAAATTAATCATGGTAATGCAGAATTAAATGCAAGTTCTGTAGGTATGGCAAAAGCTGCCTTAGAAGCAATCAACGGACTGGATTTATTTGGTGTACATGGAAGTAAAGCATCGGTAATTCACGTGCTGCCGGATGAAATCGCCCGCGCTCGCATCACTTTAGAATATTTATTGCCTAGAGAATCGGCTTCAAAAGAAATCGATGCAGCACTTTTGAGCGTAATTAGTTTTCCTGCTTTTGCTGTGGAAGATGAAAGTTTACGTCAGCGCACTTTAGATGAGATAGTCAGTAAATTAGAAGGTAATTACGGTTGCAAGAGGTTTTTACGCGACGGGCATCAAACAGTTTTAGAAGACAGTCACCGCTTGCACTACGAACCTAGCGAACTGAAGCAATTCGAGCATATCGAATGTGAATGGCCGTTATTTTTTACTTATTTACATTTAGATGCCTTATTTCGCGGCGAACAGGATAGAATCAAGCATTATCAGCAAAGTTTGTCATATACCCTAGTCGAACGCGATAATATGCGTTTGCTACCGGAAGTTTATTACGTACCCAAAGAAAATATCGAAGCTGAGAAGCAAGCACCGGGAACTCAAAAACGTTTACCCAACGAAAACGTTCCTTTGGTGTGGGCGCAAAGTTTGTATTTTCTCGGACAAATGTTGAGTGAAAAACTGCTTTCTGTGGGAGATATTGACCCCTTGGGCAGATATTTATCTGTAGGAAGAGAGCGAAAACCCATAGTACAAATTGCTTTATTAGCAGAAGATGAAGAATTACAGGCTCAATTAGCTGTTCGCGGAATTCAAACGGAAACTTTATTGCAAATTAAACCAATTCAAGTTAGGCAATCAGCAGATTTGATTGCAATTTATCAAGGAATAGGACGTAATAAAAAACTTGATTTAACTGGAAGACCGCCAAGACTACCTAGAAGTTTAACTACTTCGAGAATTTTCCGCATCGGTAACGAAAATGTTGTATTTTTACCTTCTTTTCTAGATGCAGAACAGTTTTACTTAACCTTAGATTATCACTTTCTCGTCGCTCATCTCAAAAGCGAACTAGCTTACATTCAAAAATATTGGAGCGATTTAGGTCGTCCGACATTAACTTTAATGTTAACTCGTACCATGTTAGAAACTGGTAGCGAAGCATTATTATCATTAATGGAAGAATTAAGAGAAGGTATTTGCGACGGCGTGCCGGTGAAATTGGGAAGACTCAATCAGTTAATGCTTACTGCTAACATTCAAAGAGTTAATTTACAGCAAAACTTCGAGTTTCCCAAATCAGCAGTTACAAAAATTGCTCCCCGCAGTTCCTATTTAATTTTTAATCCAGAAAACAACTGGATATTAGAACATACCCAAGAATTCCAAATGGAATGTGAAACTAATCTAGAATTCTTGCTTGATTCTTTGCGCTCCTCAGATAATCTTTACGAACAAATTGAATTATTGCAGACATTAACCAGATTGAAAGGGCTTAACTTCGATACTGGCTTTGGCGAACCCGGAAATAGCATACCAGTATCGAATTTGCTTGACGAAGTTTACTACAAAGCCGGTGAAATCGGACTTTGGGCAGTAGTACGTCGAGCTGCCGGATTGCTACAAATGGCAGATATGCGCTTATCGGATATAGTCACAAGCCTTTTAGCACGCGGTAAGCAAATTGTAATTGGCAGAGCTTACAGCGAAGCATCATTAATCAAAGTACCGCTTTCCCATAAAGAAATAGTCGAGAAAATCAGAAATTTCTGTCGCGAAGATGTTCGAGATGGGGTTTTAACTCAAGAAATTTTAGTTTATTTGCGTACCTTAATCAATTCCGAACCAGAATTATTTCAAGGCTTAATTACCTTGAAAATCGGCTATCTAATCTTATTTATTACTAGTCAACTTGCTAGGGAGGAAAATATTACTCAAGACGAAGCTTACGAAAACTTAATGCAGCGATCGCCCTTTGAAGTAAAAACCCGATTGAAAGATTGTTTGTTGGAATATTCTGGCATGAATCAGCTATTACGCCAGCAAGAATCCCTGCACGTCAAGCAGAAAGAAAACGAAATAGATTGGATATTGCAGCCAATTAGCTTAGACAAAATAGATGTACCAGAAGGAGGTTGGCGAAGATATCGGCAAGCAGAAGGAGCCATCAACCGCGTACCAGAAGACTTTTTCGAGAAAGTTTGGGAACTAATGCACCACTGCAAAGGCTTAGTAATCGGCGATAAATTAGAGCGCCGCAACCGCTTAGACGGCAAAACACTGATATCGGAAATGACAGCCGGAGAAAAGAACTTTGCCCTGCGCGTAGAACACTTATTAAACAAAATCGAAGCTCCAGAATACCGCCAAGCAAACGTTGAAGCCTTAATGGAACTAGCGGCGATCGCCAAAAACAATCCAGAATTACAAATCAGTGGATATATTGTCTTAGATGTATTAATTGGTCACGCAGTGCGCTTGAACTGGTTAAACAATCAACCAGAAAGAAAAGATAAATACGACGAAGACAAAGCCGCAGCATGGCGCTATTTTTACAACACTTCTCCCCAAGAATGTGCCAGAAATTTTGTTGAAGCCTTTAGATTCTTAACAGAATTTGGTGAAGAATTCGCAGTTAGTGAAGCTGAAGTAGAAGTTTAA
- a CDS encoding sugar phosphate nucleotidyltransferase — translation MKKRSLIGLIPAGGKATRISPLPLSKELYPVGFRGDGDIEINNQNNNQNNLRPKVVSHYLLEKMQLAGIDKAYFILRAGKWDIPAYFGDGEMLAMNLGYLIMGLPYGVPFTLDSAYAFVKDAVVALGFPDILFEPQDAYIKILKRLESNNADVVLGLFPTDKPQKAGMVDFDDAGKVRSIIEKPPQTDLRFMWAIAVWKPKFTEFLHEYLIAVKEDINLPNLPEIPIGNVIQAAISKGLQVEAEAFVDGSYLDIGTPDDLITAVRRFAGDFD, via the coding sequence ATGAAAAAACGTTCTCTTATCGGATTAATCCCTGCTGGTGGAAAGGCTACGCGGATTTCTCCTTTGCCTTTGAGTAAGGAATTATATCCCGTAGGTTTTCGAGGTGACGGTGATATTGAAATAAATAATCAAAACAATAATCAAAATAATTTACGTCCTAAAGTTGTTTCTCACTACTTGCTGGAAAAAATGCAGCTAGCAGGTATTGATAAAGCTTATTTTATTTTGCGTGCGGGGAAGTGGGATATTCCAGCATATTTTGGTGATGGTGAAATGCTGGCGATGAATTTAGGATATCTAATCATGGGTTTACCTTATGGGGTTCCTTTTACTTTAGATAGTGCTTATGCTTTTGTAAAAGATGCTGTGGTGGCGTTGGGTTTTCCCGATATTTTGTTTGAACCTCAAGATGCTTATATAAAAATATTGAAACGTTTGGAATCAAATAATGCTGATGTAGTTTTGGGGCTATTTCCTACCGATAAGCCTCAAAAAGCGGGGATGGTTGATTTTGATGATGCGGGTAAGGTTCGTTCAATAATTGAAAAGCCACCACAGACAGATTTACGTTTTATGTGGGCAATTGCTGTTTGGAAACCTAAGTTTACTGAGTTTCTACACGAGTATTTAATTGCTGTTAAAGAAGATATTAATTTACCAAATTTGCCGGAAATTCCGATTGGTAATGTAATTCAAGCTGCTATTAGTAAAGGCTTGCAAGTGGAAGCGGAAGCTTTTGTAGATGGTAGTTATTTGGATATTGGGACTCCGGATGATTTGATTACAGCAGTAAGAAGGTTTGCTGGTGATTTTGATTAA
- a CDS encoding YkvA family protein, with translation MNFSIQSVYEWYRGLIRNPKYRWWVLLGTLVYFVSPLDVIPDIFPIVGQIDDVFLLTLLVSEFSQLLIEGFKARRGVTDSETAANTSEDTTTSKGTIDVDAVSVK, from the coding sequence ATGAATTTCTCAATTCAATCAGTTTACGAATGGTATCGTGGTTTGATTCGCAATCCCAAGTACCGCTGGTGGGTACTTTTGGGAACTTTAGTATATTTTGTTAGTCCGCTGGATGTGATTCCGGATATTTTCCCGATTGTCGGACAAATTGACGACGTTTTTCTGTTAACACTATTAGTTAGCGAATTCTCACAATTGCTTATCGAAGGCTTTAAAGCACGCAGGGGAGTTACAGATTCAGAAACAGCAGCTAATACTTCTGAAGATACTACTACAAGCAAAGGTACTATTGATGTTGATGCTGTTTCTGTAAAATAG
- a CDS encoding MotA/TolQ/ExbB proton channel family protein, with protein sequence MNIEDIVRKIGPVVWPLLFFSILSLSVIFERLWFWLRILTQERKIVDRVLDAARDDWGVATEIAERADRQPIGRFLYAPLSLPRRDSETFRLALESTAENELALMRRGEKVLELVIAVAPLLGLFGTVWGLIQSLESIKISDLGTEASAGVTTGIGESLYSTAAGLVVAIVSLIFYRYFQALLVNQVKVFRQAGNEMELLYRQFPPTDTNLRPTRKALSEVIVGEKDTKQENTKSPRKRGKNKFSEPPQTTESESPESEDK encoded by the coding sequence ATGAATATTGAAGATATTGTACGTAAGATAGGTCCTGTAGTGTGGCCTTTGCTTTTTTTCTCGATTTTATCTTTAAGCGTAATTTTCGAGCGACTATGGTTTTGGCTAAGAATTTTAACTCAAGAAAGAAAGATTGTTGACCGCGTATTAGATGCAGCTCGTGATGATTGGGGGGTAGCTACCGAAATTGCCGAACGAGCAGATCGTCAACCTATAGGCAGGTTTCTCTATGCGCCTTTAAGTTTACCAAGAAGAGACTCCGAAACTTTTAGATTGGCACTTGAATCAACGGCAGAAAACGAATTAGCTTTGATGCGTCGCGGCGAAAAAGTTTTAGAGTTGGTAATTGCCGTTGCTCCTTTGTTGGGATTATTTGGTACAGTTTGGGGTTTGATTCAATCTCTTGAATCAATTAAAATTTCCGATTTAGGTACGGAAGCTAGTGCCGGAGTCACTACTGGTATTGGTGAATCGCTATACAGTACCGCGGCTGGACTTGTAGTTGCGATCGTCAGCTTAATTTTCTATCGATACTTTCAAGCTTTATTAGTTAATCAAGTCAAAGTTTTTCGTCAGGCTGGGAATGAAATGGAGCTGCTTTATCGCCAGTTTCCTCCAACTGATACTAATCTAAGACCTACTCGTAAAGCCCTATCTGAAGTAATTGTAGGAGAAAAAGATACCAAGCAGGAAAATACTAAAAGCCCCCGTAAGCGAGGGAAAAACAAGTTTTCCGAACCTCCTCAAACAACAGAATCTGAATCACCTGAATCTGAAGATAAGTAA
- a CDS encoding biopolymer transporter ExbD, which yields MKINLNNPTEEVQVQIIPLIDVVFCILVFFILASLQFTRQQSINIDLPQANTATSSVQPQTEREILPVTIDAVGQIYVEKNPVQPQQLGGILKNYLAENPKGTLVLYASRSATYNDVIEILDLLRQVGGDRVSLAIIPGSEEQPANPLQPIPTLPINPGATPGGALPFPNTSPLSPNLPQNNPNLNLPPGSTQLPIPTIPNQPQTGQGTPPRIPSGNTRTVPPASAPTTAPAPQTTVAPAAPSGTNPSP from the coding sequence ATGAAAATAAATCTAAATAATCCAACCGAAGAAGTTCAAGTTCAAATTATTCCGTTAATCGACGTTGTTTTCTGCATTTTGGTATTCTTTATTTTGGCATCTTTACAATTTACTCGCCAACAATCCATTAACATCGATTTACCCCAAGCTAACACTGCGACATCTAGCGTACAGCCGCAGACAGAACGAGAAATTTTACCCGTAACTATTGATGCAGTCGGTCAAATTTATGTAGAAAAAAATCCGGTACAGCCACAGCAATTAGGAGGTATTTTAAAGAACTACCTAGCAGAAAATCCGAAAGGAACTTTAGTGCTATATGCTTCGCGATCGGCTACTTACAATGATGTAATTGAAATCTTAGATCTGCTGCGACAAGTGGGTGGTGACAGGGTATCTTTAGCAATTATACCTGGCTCTGAAGAACAGCCTGCAAATCCATTGCAGCCAATCCCCACTTTACCTATCAATCCTGGCGCTACACCTGGTGGAGCATTGCCATTCCCAAATACTTCACCGCTTTCTCCTAATTTACCCCAAAATAATCCTAACCTTAACTTACCCCCCGGCAGTACTCAACTACCTATTCCTACTATTCCCAATCAACCCCAAACCGGGCAAGGAACTCCTCCTAGAATTCCTAGCGGAAATACTAGAACAGTTCCTCCCGCATCCGCACCCACGACGGCACCAGCACCTCAAACAACTGTTGCACCAGCTGCGCCTAGCGGCACTAATCCTAGTCCTTAA
- a CDS encoding phage holin family protein gives MNIATLLIAWLITAISFLVISKIPLIGVEVDSLKKSFISAAVLGIVTVLVKPILKLIFAIPNLLTLTLFQGIFTFIISVICFGIAAFLVQGFRLRYGIWSAIMGALTLSVVSSLIYSVLPL, from the coding sequence ATGAATATCGCGACACTTTTGATTGCCTGGTTAATAACAGCCATTAGCTTTTTAGTTATCAGCAAAATTCCATTGATAGGAGTTGAAGTTGATTCTTTAAAAAAGAGCTTCATTTCAGCCGCTGTTCTTGGTATTGTGACTGTATTAGTTAAACCAATTTTAAAATTAATTTTTGCAATACCAAATCTTCTCACGCTAACTTTATTTCAAGGTATTTTTACCTTTATTATTTCCGTAATTTGTTTCGGGATTGCAGCTTTTTTAGTACAAGGATTCCGCTTACGTTACGGAATTTGGAGCGCAATAATGGGAGCGCTAACACTCTCAGTTGTTAGCAGCTTAATTTACTCTGTTTTACCTCTTTAA
- the psb29 gene encoding photosystem II biogenesis protein Psp29, with protein MNNVRTVSETKRTFYSLHTRPINTIYRRVVEELMVEMHLLGVNADFKYDPIYALGVVTTFDRFMQGYNPEEDKESIYNALIKSVEEDPQKYRHDAKRLEDLAKSTTGKDLVSDLSQRRLANDSELQGLLEGIANNSSFKYSRLFAIGLYTLLESSDPEMVKDEKLRNEALKTIAAGLNLSEDKLSKDLDLYRSNLDKMAQAAIVMADMIAADRKRREQRAQKSETKVSPPSQE; from the coding sequence GTGAATAACGTCCGTACTGTTTCTGAAACAAAAAGAACTTTCTACAGCCTTCACACCCGTCCAATCAACACGATTTATCGTCGGGTGGTAGAAGAGCTAATGGTAGAAATGCACCTACTCGGTGTAAATGCCGATTTTAAGTATGACCCGATTTATGCTTTGGGTGTAGTAACTACTTTCGACCGATTTATGCAGGGTTACAACCCCGAGGAAGACAAAGAATCGATTTATAATGCTTTGATTAAGTCTGTGGAAGAAGATCCACAAAAATACAGACATGATGCTAAAAGGTTGGAAGATTTAGCTAAAAGCACAACGGGAAAAGATTTAGTTAGCGATTTAAGTCAGCGACGCTTAGCTAATGATTCTGAATTACAAGGATTATTAGAAGGTATCGCGAACAATTCTTCGTTTAAATACAGTCGTTTATTTGCAATTGGTTTATATACTTTATTGGAATCGTCAGATCCAGAAATGGTTAAAGACGAAAAACTCCGCAATGAAGCTTTGAAAACTATCGCAGCAGGCTTGAATTTATCGGAAGACAAGTTGAGCAAAGATTTAGATTTATACCGCTCTAACTTAGACAAAATGGCACAAGCTGCCATAGTAATGGCAGATATGATTGCAGCAGATCGTAAAAGACGCGAGCAACGCGCTCAGAAATCTGAGACTAAAGTTTCCCCTCCGAGCCAAGAATGA
- a CDS encoding chromophore lyase CpcT/CpeT, producing the protein MSSSPNLNVLANYLAGEFENKEQAMTEPAWYVNLLMWQRTVSLFQEDSLALFAEQANILNLEQPYRQRLLRITPMSGDGCFKVQYYMFKDPTAWRGAGRDDTLLNALTPDKLDLLPGCVLMMNTVNLAQNQYKFIAKPLPDTRCKFNYAGNTIEVSLGFEATQKEFVSYDKGIDSATGKATWGAIMGPYRYTKLQQF; encoded by the coding sequence ATGAGTTCTTCGCCAAATTTAAACGTGTTAGCAAATTACTTAGCAGGTGAGTTTGAGAATAAAGAACAAGCAATGACAGAACCTGCCTGGTACGTTAATTTGCTGATGTGGCAAAGGACTGTGTCTTTATTTCAAGAAGACAGCCTAGCCTTATTTGCCGAGCAAGCAAATATTCTTAATCTAGAACAGCCTTACCGTCAGCGCTTGCTAAGAATTACACCTATGAGCGGCGATGGATGCTTTAAAGTTCAATATTATATGTTTAAAGACCCGACTGCATGGCGGGGCGCAGGTCGCGATGATACATTACTTAATGCTTTAACTCCCGACAAATTAGATTTACTTCCGGGATGTGTTCTAATGATGAATACAGTTAACTTAGCCCAAAACCAATACAAATTTATTGCAAAACCGTTACCAGATACTCGTTGCAAATTTAATTATGCTGGCAACACCATAGAAGTTTCATTAGGATTTGAAGCAACCCAAAAAGAATTTGTTAGTTATGACAAAGGAATAGATTCAGCAACCGGAAAAGCAACTTGGGGAGCAATTATGGGTCCTTATCGCTACACCAAGCTGCAGCAGTTTTGA
- a CDS encoding STAS domain-containing protein → MIHIEQKSFTTQDGNTVIVLSPTGRLDITTAWQFRLKLQECISKLSPHVVVNLGQVNFIDSSGLTSLVAGMRDADKVKGSFRICNVHPEAKLVFEVTMMDTVFEIFETEEEALEGVPRSIAS, encoded by the coding sequence GTGATTCATATAGAACAAAAAAGTTTTACAACTCAGGACGGAAATACTGTTATCGTTTTATCACCTACTGGTCGTTTAGACATTACTACGGCGTGGCAGTTTCGTTTAAAGCTACAAGAATGTATCTCTAAACTAAGCCCTCATGTGGTTGTAAATTTGGGACAGGTGAACTTTATTGATAGTTCCGGTCTGACTTCTTTGGTTGCCGGTATGCGAGATGCAGACAAGGTAAAGGGTAGTTTCCGTATTTGTAACGTACATCCAGAAGCAAAACTGGTATTTGAAGTAACTATGATGGATACGGTATTTGAAATATTTGAAACTGAAGAGGAAGCTTTAGAAGGTGTACCTCGCAGTATCGCTAGCTGA
- the hemF gene encoding oxygen-dependent coproporphyrinogen oxidase, which yields MLTSPTSPKSSSSQSLPPSDAKARVSQFMKQLQDEISQALADLDGTGNFQEDSWERAEGGGGRSRVLREGAIFEQGGVNFSEVWGSNLPPSILSNRPEAAGHKFYATGTSMVLHPRNPYVPTVHLNYRYFEAGPVWWFGGGADMTPYYPFAEDATHFHQTFKQACDNHHQEYYPVFKRWCDEYFYLKHRQETRGVGGLFFDYQDGRGSLYRGPHADKDAAKYSNEIGELPSRDWEEIFAFIQECGKAFLPAYLPIVKKRHPIEYGDRQRDFQLYRRGRYVEFNLVYDRGTIFGLQTNGRTESILMSLPPLVRWQYGYKPEPNSPEAELYETFLKPQDWVNWNQRHT from the coding sequence ATGTTGACATCGCCAACCTCCCCCAAGTCGTCTTCTTCTCAATCTTTGCCGCCATCCGATGCTAAAGCTAGAGTTAGCCAGTTTATGAAGCAGCTACAAGATGAAATTTCTCAAGCTTTAGCTGACCTTGATGGTACTGGAAATTTTCAAGAAGACAGTTGGGAGCGCGCCGAAGGCGGTGGAGGACGTTCGCGAGTTTTACGTGAGGGTGCAATATTTGAACAAGGTGGCGTCAATTTTTCTGAAGTTTGGGGTTCTAATTTACCACCTTCAATTTTGTCTAACCGTCCGGAAGCCGCAGGGCATAAATTTTATGCCACGGGTACTTCTATGGTGTTGCACCCCCGCAATCCTTACGTCCCCACCGTTCATTTGAATTATCGCTACTTTGAAGCTGGTCCGGTTTGGTGGTTTGGTGGCGGTGCTGACATGACCCCTTACTATCCTTTCGCTGAAGATGCGACTCATTTTCATCAAACTTTTAAGCAGGCTTGCGATAATCATCACCAAGAGTATTACCCAGTGTTCAAACGCTGGTGCGATGAATATTTTTACCTCAAGCATCGTCAAGAAACTCGGGGTGTCGGAGGTTTATTCTTCGATTACCAAGATGGAAGAGGCAGTTTGTATCGCGGTCCCCATGCTGATAAAGATGCAGCTAAATACAGTAATGAAATTGGTGAATTACCTTCAAGAGATTGGGAAGAAATATTTGCCTTTATACAAGAATGTGGCAAAGCATTTTTACCCGCTTATTTACCAATCGTCAAAAAAAGACATCCCATAGAATATGGCGATCGCCAGCGAGATTTTCAGTTATACCGTCGGGGTCGGTATGTAGAATTTAACTTGGTTTATGACCGGGGTACGATTTTTGGTTTACAAACTAACGGACGTACTGAGTCTATTTTGATGTCCTTGCCACCATTGGTACGCTGGCAATATGGGTATAAGCCGGAACCAAATTCCCCGGAGGCAGAATTGTACGAAACCTTCCTCAAGCCTCAAGATTGGGTCAACTGGAATCAGAGACATACTTAA